The following proteins come from a genomic window of Corynebacterium sp. P4-C1:
- the cysD gene encoding sulfate adenylyltransferase subunit CysD translates to MSLTQTDTLSPHLRDLENESIHIIREVAGQFDKIGLLFSSGKDSCVVYELVRRAFAPAAPPIELLHVDTGHNFPEVIEFRDNLVEQTGARLRVAHVQDWIDRGDLVERPDGTRNPLQTVPLVETIAEVGYDAVLGGARRDEERARAKERVFSVRDSFGGWDPRRQRPELWDLYNGEKLPGENIRVFPISNWTESDVWEYIGARNIELPSIYFAHDREVFNRDGMWLTAGEWGGPREGETVETRRVRYRTVGDMSCTGAVESTATTIDEVLAELATSTLTERGATRADDRLSESAMEDRKKEGYF, encoded by the coding sequence ATGAGCCTGACACAGACAGACACACTTTCACCACACCTGAGGGACTTGGAGAACGAGTCCATCCACATCATCCGCGAGGTAGCGGGGCAGTTCGACAAGATCGGCCTGCTGTTCTCTTCCGGCAAGGACTCGTGCGTCGTGTACGAGCTGGTCCGCCGGGCATTCGCGCCGGCCGCCCCGCCGATCGAGCTGCTGCACGTGGACACCGGCCACAACTTCCCGGAAGTCATCGAGTTCCGCGACAACCTGGTGGAGCAGACCGGCGCGCGCCTGCGGGTGGCCCACGTCCAGGACTGGATCGATCGCGGTGACCTGGTAGAACGCCCCGACGGCACCCGCAACCCGCTGCAGACAGTGCCGCTGGTGGAGACGATCGCCGAGGTCGGTTACGACGCCGTTCTCGGCGGCGCCCGCCGCGACGAGGAGCGCGCCCGCGCGAAGGAGCGAGTTTTCTCCGTCCGCGACTCCTTCGGCGGCTGGGATCCGCGCCGCCAACGCCCGGAACTGTGGGACCTCTACAACGGCGAGAAGCTGCCGGGCGAGAATATCCGTGTCTTCCCCATTTCCAACTGGACCGAGTCGGATGTGTGGGAGTACATCGGCGCCCGCAATATCGAGTTGCCGTCCATTTATTTCGCGCACGACCGCGAGGTGTTCAACCGCGACGGAATGTGGCTCACCGCCGGAGAGTGGGGCGGGCCCCGCGAGGGCGAGACCGTCGAAACCCGCCGGGTGCGCTACCGCACCGTGGGCGACATGTCCTGCACCGGTGCTGTCGAGTCGACCGCCACCACCATTGACGAGGTGCTCGCCGAGTTGGCCACCTCCACCTTGACCGAGCGCGGCGCGACCCGTGCCGACGACCGCTTGAGCGAGTCCGCCATGGAGGACCGCAAGAAGGAGGGCTACTTCTGA
- a CDS encoding sulfate adenylyltransferase subunit 1 — MTAPTISPVASEVLSDRATLRLCTAGSVDDGKSTFVGRLLHDTKSVLADQMASVERTSADRGFEGLDLSLLVDGLRAEREQGITIDVAYRYFATDKRTFILADTPGHEQYTRNTVTGMSTSQVVVLLVDARNGIKPQTVRHLTVASLLGVKTVILAVNKIDLVDYSEEVFDGIRTEFEQRAAALGIAEPHAVPISALKGDNVVERSEETPWYEGPSVLELLETIPVHSGRALDLPFRFNIQYVLREHATDYRAYAGTVNAGTISVGDTVTAPNGRSTTVTHIDNADGLDGVTTANAGDAVALRLADDIDLARGDLLAAAPYPESVREFGGTVVGLTDKDITAGKAVKLRYGTSLVRARVASVDRVLDIDGTPENNSDVTAPESFGLNDIAHVTIQTAQELPVEEYAARGAVGNFLLIDQASGNTLAAGLVGTRLR, encoded by the coding sequence ATGACCGCACCGACCATTTCGCCTGTGGCCAGCGAGGTCTTGTCGGACCGAGCGACGCTGCGCCTGTGCACCGCAGGTTCCGTCGACGACGGCAAGTCCACCTTCGTCGGCCGCTTGCTGCATGACACGAAGTCGGTGCTGGCCGACCAGATGGCCAGCGTCGAGCGCACATCCGCCGACCGCGGCTTCGAGGGCCTGGATCTCTCGCTTTTGGTCGACGGCCTCCGCGCCGAGCGCGAGCAGGGCATCACCATCGACGTCGCCTACCGCTACTTCGCCACCGACAAGCGCACGTTCATCCTCGCGGACACCCCGGGGCACGAGCAGTACACGCGCAACACGGTCACGGGCATGTCCACCTCCCAGGTCGTCGTCCTGCTTGTCGACGCCCGCAACGGCATCAAGCCTCAGACCGTCCGCCACCTCACCGTGGCCAGCCTGTTGGGCGTGAAGACGGTCATCCTGGCCGTGAACAAGATCGACCTGGTCGACTACTCCGAGGAGGTCTTCGACGGCATCCGCACCGAGTTCGAGCAGCGCGCCGCCGCCTTGGGCATCGCCGAGCCGCACGCCGTGCCGATCTCCGCGCTCAAGGGCGACAACGTCGTCGAGCGCTCGGAGGAGACCCCGTGGTACGAGGGCCCGAGCGTCCTCGAACTGCTGGAGACCATCCCGGTGCACTCGGGCCGCGCACTCGACCTGCCCTTCCGCTTCAACATCCAGTACGTGCTGCGCGAGCACGCCACCGACTACCGGGCCTACGCCGGCACGGTGAATGCGGGCACGATCAGTGTCGGTGACACTGTCACCGCGCCGAACGGCCGCAGCACCACCGTCACGCACATCGACAACGCCGACGGTCTGGACGGTGTGACCACCGCCAACGCGGGGGACGCAGTTGCGCTGCGCTTGGCCGACGACATCGACCTGGCCCGCGGCGACCTGCTGGCCGCCGCGCCGTATCCGGAGTCCGTCCGCGAATTCGGCGGCACGGTCGTGGGGCTCACCGACAAAGACATCACCGCCGGCAAGGCCGTGAAGCTGCGTTACGGCACGTCGCTCGTGCGCGCCCGCGTGGCCAGCGTTGACCGTGTTCTAGACATCGACGGCACCCCGGAGAACAACTCCGACGTGACCGCACCGGAGTCTTTTGGCCTCAACGACATCGCGCACGTGACCATCCAGACCGCGCAGGAGCTGCCGGTTGAGGAATACGCCGCGCGTGGTGCGGTGGGCAATTTCCTCCTCATCGACCAAGCTTCCGGCAACACGCTCGCCGCGGGGCTCGTCGGAACGCGGTTGAGGTAG